From a region of the Phaeodactylum tricornutum CCAP 1055/1 chromosome 4, whole genome shotgun sequence genome:
- a CDS encoding predicted protein, which translates to MYMEELIPNQRPPTVRRQQPNRRNRKTLPGWPFSPVRTPANSPFPPENAHFGDAESSSPTLLQLTLSYTNAARMVAEKSEREVEPGPQTLRCKGNLPNPPDLAKTVVEHQAMDIPLKPLSTQTTTEATTNVPSTPTVQADKDPPVSKTGINLAALASVTSPPTISVWSPALQSPPHPSPIQQHPHQPPLPFHTPPHPQSHPQPPAHALAHPHNPHWLRYPPHPHYGGPQCLPPFDPSGFGTIQVQVPPVILPGPANSGKSPTLLFDIGPSCFLVQMCSVGFQHESSKRVEEDL; encoded by the exons ATGTACATGGAAGAGTTGATTCCAAATCAACGC CCACCCACCGTCAGGAGGCAGCAACCCAACCGGCGGAACCGCAAAACTTTGCCTGGTTGGCCTTTCAGTCCAGTCCGGACGCCAGCAAACTCCCCATTCCCGCCGGAAAATGCGCATTTTGGGGATGCGGAATCATCGTCACCCACCCTCCTCCAATTAACTTTGTCCTACACCAATGCCGCAAGGATGGTAGCAGAGAAGTCGGAAAGAGAAGTAGAACCGGGACCCCAGACGTTGCGTTGTAAAGGCAACTTGCCAAACCCGCCCGACCTTGCGAAAACAGTTGTTGAACATCAAGCAATGGACATTCCTCTCAAACCTTTGTCCACGCAAACAACCACGGAAGCCACCACAAACGTACCCAGCACTCCGACCGTACAGGCAGACAAGGATCCGCCTGTTTCCAAAACCGGCATCAATCTTGCCGCCCTCGCTTCTGTCACGTCCCCGCCGACAATCTCTGTATGGTCTCCCGCTCTGCAGTCGCCTCCGCATCCGTCTCCCATACAGCAGCATCCCCACCAACCGCCCTTGCCTTTTCATACGCCCCCACATCCCCAGTCACATCCGCAACCACCTGCACATGCACTGGCACATCCACACAACCCACACTGGTTGCGGTACCCACCACACCCACACTACGGTGGTCCGCAGTGTTTGCCCCCCTTTGATCCATCAGGATTTGGTACCATTCAAGTTCAAGTCCCGCCTGTCATACTGCCGGGGCCGGCAAATAGCGGCAAGTCTCCAACTCTGTTGTTTGACATTGGACCCAGTTGCTTTTTGGTACAAATGTGCAGTGTAGGCTTTCAACATGAGAGCAGCAAAAGAGTGGAGGAGGACCTCTAA